Proteins encoded together in one Lathyrus oleraceus cultivar Zhongwan6 chromosome 5, CAAS_Psat_ZW6_1.0, whole genome shotgun sequence window:
- the LOC127078474 gene encoding uncharacterized protein LOC127078474, translating into MGKGMFSETNPPPRPPVEAPLTEHNSSLELTLQNPVSEPVQSAVPEPEPVQTPFLNMFSQPVPPSQPPAQSYLLEPTLFQFHSLFPQVIPPPQQPILNLLPPASRPCKRARRDDQRTDTIDAPFVWATNRRARVHSFDYLLQKEIFDIKGDVECNKCERKFQISFDVRDKFPEIYDYILKNSRAMNERAPLNIWKNPTLPDCMHCNKKNCVKPIIAEKKKKINWLFLFLGQMLGCCNITQLRYCCKYNNDHRTGAKDRVLYSTYLALCKQLQSV; encoded by the coding sequence ATGGGCAAGGGCATGTTTTCCGAAACAAACCCACCACCTCGACCACCTGTTGAAGCTCCTCTTACAGAACATAACTCTTCTTTAGAACTAACACTACAAAATCCTGTTTCAGAACCGGTTCAGAGTGCTGTTCCAGAACCAGAACCGGTTCAGACTCCTTTTCTGAACATGTTTTCTCAACCAGTCCCACCATCTCAACCACCGGCTCAGAGTTATCTTCTAGAACCGACATTGTTTCAGTTTCACAGTTTGTTTCCTCAAGTAATCCCACCACCTCAACAACCAATCTTGAATTTGCTTCCTCCGGCATCACGTCCTTGCAAACGCGCTCGCCGTGACGATCAAAGAACTGATACTATTGATGCACCTTTCGTATGGGCTACTAACCGAAGAGCAAGAGTTCACAGTTTCGATTATCTTCTCCAAAAGGAAATCTTTGATATCAAAGGAGATGTTGAGTGCAACAAATGCGAAAGGAAATTCCAAATATCATTTGACGTGAGAGACAAGTTTCCTGAAATCTACGACTATATTTTGAAAAATAGCCGAGCCATGAACGAGAGGGCGCCACTAAATATATGGAAGAATCCAACATTGCCGGACTGTATGCATTGTAATAAGAAAAACTGCGTGAAGCCAATCATTGCtgagaagaaaaagaagatcaaTTGGTTGTTTTTGTTTCTGGGACAAATGCTTGGCTGCTGCAATATCACACAGTTGAGATATTGCTGCAAATACAACAACGATCATCGAACCGGCGCGAAAGATAGAGTTCTTTACTCAACATATCTTGCACTCTGCAAGCAACTTCAATCTGTCTGA